One region of Emys orbicularis isolate rEmyOrb1 chromosome 4, rEmyOrb1.hap1, whole genome shotgun sequence genomic DNA includes:
- the TRMT61A gene encoding tRNA (adenine(58)-N(1))-methyltransferase catalytic subunit TRMT61A, whose translation MSFVEYGDTIKDGDTAIVFLGHESMFPVKVQHGSKTQTKYGVIRHSTDLIGKRYGSKVTCSKGGWVFILHPTPELWTMNLPHRTQILYSTDISLITMMLELKPGSIVCESGTGSGSLSHAIIRTVAPTGHLYTVEFHQQRAEKAKEEFQEHKVEHLVTVKNQDVCKNGFGVSNVADAVFLDIPSPWEAIGHAQSALKIEGGRICSFSPCIEQVQRTCLAMEEHGFTEINTLEILLRVYNVRTISLQIPDLGKAAEDNSSTGFDSSNQSNQGSLYGILQQGTAQFKSGVPLKEMVGHTGYLTFATKSLF comes from the exons ATGAGTTTTGTTGAATACGGAGATACAATAAAAGATGGAGACACAGCTATCGTGTTCTTGGGCCATGAATCGATGTTTCCTGTGAAAGTCCAACATGGCAGTAAAACTCAGACTAAGTATGGGGTCATTAGACATTCCACTGATCTCATAGGCAAAAGGTACGGCTCAAAGGTGACCTGCAGTAAAGGAGGCTGGGTGTTTATTCTTCATCCAACCCCGGAGTTGTGGACTATGAATCTTCCTCACAGAACACAAATTCTTTATTCAACTGACATCTCTTTAATCACCATGATGCTGGAATTGAAGCCAGGATCCATAGTGTGTGAATCAG gtACCGGAAGTGGTTCCCTTTCTCATGCTATCATCAGGACAGTGGCTCCAACAGGGCATCTGTACACAGTGGAGTTCCACCAACAGAGGGCAGAGAAAGCGAAGGAGGAGTTCCAGGAGCATAAAGTAGAACACCTGGTTACAGTGAAGAATCAGGATGTCTGTAAAAACGGGTTTGGGGTCTCGAATGTTGCAGATGCAGTGTTCCTAGACATTCCGTCACCGTGGGAAGCTATAGGACATGCACAATCAGCATTAAAAATTGAAG GTGGACGCATCTGCTCCTTCTCCCCTTGCATTGAACAAGTTCAAAGAACGTGCCTGGCTATGGAAGAACATGGTTTTACTGAGATTAACACTTTGGAAATTCTGCTTCGAGTATACAATGTTAGGACAATTAGCTTGCAAATCCCTGACCTTGGAAAAGCAGCCGAGGATAATTCTAGCACTGGGTTTGACAGCAGCAACCAATCAAATCAAGGTAGCTTATATGGTATTCTGCAGCAGGGAACTGCCCAGTTTAAAAGTGGTGTGCCACTCAAGGAAATGGTGGGTCATACTGGATATCTGACCTTTGCTACTAAAAGTCTATTTTAG